aaaatatttttttgtgcaATCATCATATGATCATCCCAACATTTTTTACGTCTTCTTTACCATCATAATCATCCATGAATCTCTTCCAGACCGGGTGCTGCTTCCACACCCTCTCAACCATGGCATCAATCGGCACATTCTTTGTCTCGGGCAACAGGAATAACACGAACAACCCCATGGCCACTATCCAAGcagcaaagaagaaaaatatgaaggcACGCATGTGGCACATCATCGACAAGAATGCCTGAGCAATGATGAAGGTGAAGAGCATGTTGGAGCTCACTGCACATGCAAACCCGGAAGTTCTTATCTCCAGAGGAAAAGTTTCACTGGGTATCAACCAACCAAGAGGACCCCATGACCATGCAAAGGACATAACAAACAAACACACTAGCACCACCACAAGCCCTGCTAGACCTTCGTCCAGAGAGTTCGAACCTTTCAAATGAACAAGTAGGATTGCTCCAATGGCAGTCTGCATCATATAGCATTGCAAACGATCCATGATCAATACCAATATGTGCACAGGCTACTtgaaaaaagttaagaaaaagcAGGGTTATGCCAATTCAATACATCACCTGGCTTATGAACATCTGGACGCAAGCTTGGAGAAGCAGTTTCCTCCTCCCAACCCTGTCAACACCATAGATCGAGACCAACGTGCTGAAAACATTCACAAGTCCGGTGATGACAGAGGACAACAAAGATGCGTCATTCTTAAACCCGACGGTCTGAAACAAAACCGGTGCATAAAACATGATAGCATTGATCCCCGTAAACTGCTGAAACACTTGCATCATAACGCCAATGATTAGTGGGGGCATGCTAGAGCGCTTCATGAGTCTCTTGAATGGATCCTTGACCTCTCGTGCTGCCTCGCAAGCCATTTTAATCTGTTCAAACTCCGCATCAACATCTTCTACTCCCCTTATCTTCTTAAGCGTCGATAGCCCTTGAGATTCTTGATTACGCTCGACCCGGCTCGCCGGTGTTTCAATGATGACCACAGAGCCTACAAATAGGAAGGCAGCCGGAAGGGATGCAAGGCCTAAAGACAGTCTCCATCCCCATGGATGAATCTTGGACGCGCCATAGTTTACCAAATTTGCGAACAAAATCCCTATTGTAATGAAGAGTTGGAAGAGAATGTTTACAGCTCCTCGATGCTGGACTGGTGCAATCTCCGACAAAAATAGAGGAACAGcctacaaaattttcaagatgttGATGTAATTAGTTATAATTAGCCGTCGACGCTGGTGTTTCATACCTTCAAAGCAAGGCGTAGGACTTGATGACCAAAAATCTCGACCATatgaatccaacaaaaaaaatagttcgTAATTTCGACTCATGGTTCGAAAGTTATGACAATTTAAAGCAGCAGTGCGCGAAAAATTGATGATTTTATGCGGAAAGGAGAAGGATGATGATAAAAACTGTTGTAACTGGTGCAACATTAATACCTCATTGCCAAACCCAACCCCAACACCTAGAAGAACCCTGGCAAGGATGATCATCCAAATTCGTTGAGCGGCCGCGCTCAAGAGACTGCCACACAAGAAAAAGGCAGATGCCACGAAAATCGTGGGCTTTCGACCCAATTTGGAGCACATCTTTGAGGCAGCAAAGCTGGAAACGAGAGCAGCGAGATAGAGTGAAGATGTGAAAAGCTGAAGGTATTGATTGTCATACTTGCAGTAGTTGTCTTCCTTCGCACGAAGCTTTCTTTGATAAACGGCCGGAAAGAACTTGATGAGGAAGTCATCCATGGCCGTCACTCCACCTGCCACACCAATGACAACAATGATTTAAACGTAAGCTGCTGGATTACGTcttcaatgatttaaaaatcGCTACTGTCATACAGTGGTTTGAACGACTTATTCATTGTAGGATCATGCTGACAAATTGAAAAACGTCCAAGGATTGGAATTGGATTATACCATCATCTTCAAGGGCACGCCTTAGATTACGAAGAGAAagctcataaaaataaaataaaatcggaATAATGAATTACTTAACACATGCAAGCATTTTGCACCTGAAATTCCGATGTCGTAGCCGAACATCAGACCTCCACAGGCCGCTAGAACCCAACAAACTACCACATAAACGGTGATTTTGGATTCAAAGCTACCAACCTTTTCGATCTTTGTCATCTTTGCCTTTTTCAATAATAAACTCAATCACAcaacataaaaggaaaaaccaaaaGACACGAAGTTCACCTCACGGTAAAGAGATACAAAGAGAGTGGGAAAATTGAATGAGCGAGATTACAAATCCAGAAGTGTGAAGTTTATAGTCAAGCATTTCactaatttgagatttttctaaaattgttaaaaGACAGGTAATGCTGACACGAAAGTTGTGAGTTGGGACCAGAGGGGATTTTGAAGATCTTTATGTGGCAAAATAAAAGTTACAAAgtagtttttctttaaatagGTTGTTGGCAATTTAATTAAGGAGTGTGGAAAATATTAGGTTGGATGGGTTGATGCTTTAATTTTAACTCCCCTTATTTTACTTCAAGAAATTTCCCCTCTACAACCAAAATCCTACACATCTTACAAtcaataaagttaaaaaaaaaaaattagagaaacaTCTTTTCTAAATTTAGACATTCAAAACTCCAAAACTCTTGTTTTTGGTCACTTAGATTTTTATGTTAGGCAATAACTGATTTATTAATGTCTCAAATGTTTATCCACATTTCTTTTAG
This DNA window, taken from Vitis riparia cultivar Riparia Gloire de Montpellier isolate 1030 chromosome 13, EGFV_Vit.rip_1.0, whole genome shotgun sequence, encodes the following:
- the LOC117929355 gene encoding sugar transport protein 8-like — translated: MTKIEKVGSFESKITVYVVVCWVLAACGGLMFGYDIGISGGVTAMDDFLIKFFPAVYQRKLRAKEDNYCKYDNQYLQLFTSSLYLAALVSSFAASKMCSKLGRKPTIFVASAFFLCGSLLSAAAQRIWMIILARVLLGVGVGFGNEAVPLFLSEIAPVQHRGAVNILFQLFITIGILFANLVNYGASKIHPWGWRLSLGLASLPAAFLFVGSVVIIETPASRVERNQESQGLSTLKKIRGVEDVDAEFEQIKMACEAAREVKDPFKRLMKRSSMPPLIIGVMMQVFQQFTGINAIMFYAPVLFQTVGFKNDASLLSSVITGLVNVFSTLVSIYGVDRVGRRKLLLQACVQMFISQTAIGAILLVHLKGSNSLDEGLAGLVVVLVCLFVMSFAWSWGPLGWLIPSETFPLEIRTSGFACAVSSNMLFTFIIAQAFLSMMCHMRAFIFFFFAAWIVAMGLFVLFLLPETKNVPIDAMVERVWKQHPVWKRFMDDYDGKEDVKNVGMII